In Gimesia sp., a single genomic region encodes these proteins:
- a CDS encoding lysylphosphatidylglycerol synthase domain-containing protein, with product MSDPPTTVESLSVSRKIWRGVKWLLLALVLYFVWQQGAELYAEQGDTLTGISIDPLWLVLSAACYFIAWLPSVWFWRQLILSSGEQVRFGPVARAYYCGHLGKYIPGKVSVLLIRATLLKDFGVRVSVSALTAAYETLAVMGVGLVVFLSLIPVVLNAEQVQQWPEWMQSVQARPWLVPGLFLLALFVSLPLLSRLLNLFAKKFTKSDVKATEPAPPAAFSLRLLYAGVLLFLVSWTLHGLSLGLALASINGAGLEWQEWPRWTAAVSAAYALGFLAIFAPAGLGVREGLITTILAGSALIGPANAFVAALLIRIVSFASEILAAFVLYYSFGKSTSDVDDSVQSAADSQSIDSL from the coding sequence ATGTCCGACCCTCCCACCACAGTTGAATCCCTTTCCGTCTCGCGGAAAATCTGGCGGGGAGTCAAATGGCTGTTGCTTGCGCTGGTCCTGTACTTCGTCTGGCAGCAGGGAGCGGAACTATACGCAGAGCAGGGGGACACGCTTACCGGTATCAGCATTGATCCGCTCTGGCTGGTTTTATCTGCAGCCTGTTATTTCATTGCCTGGTTACCCTCGGTCTGGTTCTGGCGTCAGTTGATTCTCAGTTCCGGAGAACAGGTTCGCTTCGGACCTGTCGCTCGCGCCTACTACTGCGGGCACCTGGGGAAATACATTCCCGGTAAGGTCTCGGTCCTCTTGATCCGGGCGACCCTGCTGAAAGATTTTGGCGTACGCGTTTCTGTTTCGGCCCTCACGGCTGCTTACGAGACGCTGGCTGTCATGGGAGTCGGGTTGGTTGTGTTCCTTTCCTTGATTCCGGTTGTGTTGAATGCAGAGCAGGTTCAGCAGTGGCCTGAGTGGATGCAGTCCGTACAGGCCCGTCCCTGGCTGGTTCCCGGTCTGTTTCTACTGGCGCTGTTTGTCTCTCTGCCACTGTTGTCTCGTCTGTTGAATCTGTTCGCGAAGAAATTTACAAAGTCCGATGTCAAAGCGACCGAGCCAGCTCCTCCCGCTGCTTTCTCTTTACGTTTGCTCTATGCGGGCGTGTTGTTGTTTCTTGTGAGCTGGACGCTGCATGGACTCAGCCTGGGTCTGGCACTCGCCTCCATCAACGGAGCGGGACTCGAATGGCAGGAATGGCCACGCTGGACCGCTGCAGTCTCCGCCGCGTATGCCCTGGGCTTTCTGGCGATTTTCGCACCTGCCGGCCTGGGAGTACGGGAAGGTCTGATCACCACGATTCTCGCCGGTTCCGCCCTGATTGGTCCTGCAAATGCGTTTGTCGCTGCCTTACTGATCCGGATCGTCTCATTTGCTAGTGAAATTCT